Within the Maribacter sp. BPC-D8 genome, the region TCTAATTTTGTTTTAAATATCATCAAAATTAATACTAAGAATAGAATTGTTTTCACAATAATGTGGGCAGTATCTAAATCTGTTTTCAAAAAAGTGGCAGCATAAAAAAGTATCGCCCAACCATATCCAATCATTTTAGCACCCTTTACCCCTACTCTTTGTGGCAGAGTTTTTAGGGTTGCACTATCATATTTTAAATCTCTGATTTCGAAAGGCACCAATAAAATCAGCACAAATAGAAAACGTTGTAGCGCCTCGACTTTTACATTCCAAGAAATATCATCTAAAACTGAAATAGCGGGTAATATCACTGTAGCCCCCGCCCAAACAGCTGCGACGATTAAAATTTTTAATCCGCTAAAGCTTCTAAAATTTTTACTCTTTGGCAAAACAGGCAATGCATAAAGTCCTGTAATTGCAGCTAGAATAAAGAGACCTACAAATACTCTTTCCGATAGAAAAAACAACTGATAACCGGCAACAAGCAAACATCCAAAACTGAAAAATTGAATATTTTTTTGATAGGTATTGGCGACAAGAATATACTTCTCTGCCTCTACTCCAAATTTTACAAAATTATAACAGCTAATAGAACCGAAAAAAATAAAAAAATAGAGTTCTAAGGGTACATTTATGTTTAAGATCAGCGCAGTTACATGAACCAAGCTAAATATCGCCAATGCGACATGAATACTGGCATCAAGATAAAAATCAAAAATCTTTTTGATTATGCTCATTAAACAAAAGTAGTTAAAGTGTTTATAACCTCTTGTTTTGGTTAAAAACTTTCAAGATATCAACAGCTTACAGCACTAATTAAAACACATAAAAGTGGTAATTTTACACATTATATAACAATAGTATCTATGAAGACTGACGTGTTTGCATTACGCCATATCGGCATTAGGGATGAAGATTTAAATACCATGTTCAACACGGTAGGTGTTGAAAATCTGGAACAGCTTATTTTTGAGACCATACCAGAACATATTCGCCTTAAAGAGCCCCTAAAATTAGATCCACCAATGAGTGAGCATAAGTTTCTTGCACACACAGAAGCGTTATCTAAAAAAAATAAAGTTTTTAGAACTTATATCGGTTTAGGCTATCACGAAAGTTTGATACCGTCAGTAATTAAAAGAAATATTCTTGAAAATCCGGGTTGGTACACCGCTTACACTCCGTATCAAGCTGAAATTGCCCAAGGTAGATTAGAAGCTTTATTAAACTTTCAGACCATAGTTTCAGATTTAACAGGAATGAAACTTGCAAATGCTTCGCTTTTAGATGAAAGTACAGCTGCTGCAGAAGCAATGACCATGCTTTTTGATGTAAGAAGTCGTGATCAAAAAAAGAACAATATTGTTAAGTTCTTTGTCTCAGAAGAGATTTTACCACAAACACTATCCCTTTTAAAAACCCGTTCGACTCCTTTAGGTATCGAATTGGTGATCGGCAACCATGAAGAATTTGACTTCAGTACTGATTTTTATGGGGCTTTATTGCAATATCCTGGCAAATACGGGCAAGTATATGATTATGCCGGTTTTGTAGCTAAAGCAAAAGAAAATGACATCAAAGTAGCTGTTGCTGCAGATATCATGAGTTTAGTACTCTTGACTCCTCCTGGAGATTTTGGTGTGGACGTAGTTGTTGGTACTACACAGCGTTTCGGAATTCCGTTGGGTTATGGTGGTCCTCATGCAGCATTCTTTGCTACTAAAGAAGAATTTAAAAGAAATATACCTGGTAGAATAATCGGTGTAACAAAAGATACCGATGGCAAGCCTGCTTTAAGAATGGCTTTGCAGACTAGGGAACAACATATAAAAAGAGACAAAGCCACATCTAACATTTGTACGGCACAGGTGTTATTAGCTGTAATGGCAGGTATGTACGGAGTATATCACGGTCCAAAAGGATTAAAATACATAGCCTCAAAAATTCATGCCACTGCAGTCACGTTAGTTGATGCTCTTGAAAATTTAGGACTATACCAAATTAACGCTGCTTATTTCGATACGATAACCGTCAAAGCAGATGCTAAAAAAGTACGCCCAATTGCAGAGGCAAATGAAGTTAATTTCTACTATGTAGATAATGACACCATTTCAATCGCAGTTAATGAAGCTACTTCTTTAAATGACCTTAATCAGATTATATCCATATTCGCAGAGGCTCTTGGTAAATCTGCAACAGAAGTTACCAGTTTATTAAACGCAACTTCAATACCAAGTAATATTCAGCGTAGCAGTTCTTTCATGGAGAACAAGGTGTTTAATTCATATCATTCAGAGACCGAATTAATGCGTTACATTAAAAAGTTGGAACGTAAAGATTTAGCTCTAAATCATAGCATGATTTCTTTGGGTAGCTGTACCATGAAGTTAAATGCGGCTAGTGAAATGTTACCATTAAGCTCTTCTAATTGGGGAAATATTCATCCATTTGTACCAGTTGATCAAGCAGAAGGATACCAAACTATTCTAAGAGAACTAGCAAAAGATCTTTCGGTTATTACTGGTTTTGCAGACACTTCTTTGCAACCCAATTCTGGTGCACAAGGCGAGTATGCAGGGTTGATGGTAATTAGAGCGTATCATGAATCTAGAGGAGAATCTCATAGAAACATATGCTTGATTCCTTCTTCTGCACACGGTACCAATCCGGCTTCTGCTGTAATGGCAGGTATGAAAGTTGTTGTAACTAAGACAGATGATAAAGGAAATATTGATGTTGCAGACCTTGAAGAGAAAACAAAATTACATTCAGACAACTTAGCTGCGTTGATGGTAACATATCCATCTACACATGGTGTATTTGAATCATCTATAAAGCAGATTACAAAATTAATTCATGATCACGGTGGTCAAGTCTATATGGACGGTGCCAACATGAATGCACAAGTTGGCTTAACAAACCCTGCGACCATTGGTGCAGATGTTTGTCACTTAAACCTACACAAAACTTTTGCGATACCACATGGTGGCGGCGGACCAGGTGTTGGTCCTATATGCGTTGCTCCACAATTGGTTCCTTTTCTACCAAGCAACCCGGTAATAACAACCGGTGGCGAAGATGCTATTACAGCAATTTCTGCAGCACCGTGGGGTAGCTCTTTGGTTTGCCTTATTTCTTACGGATATATTAAAATGTTAGGTGAGTACGGCCTTACCCAATCGACAAAAATTGCCATTCTTAATGCCAATTATATCAAACATAAGCTTGAAGGTAAATTTGATGTATTATATACAGGTGAAAAAGGGAGAGCAGCCCATGAAATGATTTTGGACTGTAGACCTTTCAAGAAAAATGGTATTGAAGTAACCGATATTGCAAAGCGATTGATGGACTACGGATTTCACGCCCCGACGGTATCTTTTCCAGTAGCAGGAACGGTGATGATCGAGCCTACCGAAAGTGAAAATTTAGCTGAGTTAGACAGGTTCTGCGAAGCAATGACTTCTATTCGAGCAGAAATAGATGAATCTAATGCTGATGAGCCAAATAACGTACTTAAAAATGCTCCGCATACATTAGAAATGGCCACAACAGATGATTGGCAATTTCCATACTCAAGACAAAAAGCAACTTTCCCATTACCATACATTGCCGAAAATAAATTTTGGCCTTCGGTACGTAGAGTTGACGATGCATATGGAGACCGTAATTTAATTTGCACGTGCGCACCAATTGAGGCGTATATGGAAACTGAATAACAGCTCTAAAGCCATAGTACCAAGCCTTTTCGACAATTCGAAAAGGCTTTTTTAATCTGTCCTATATTAAGAAATGTGCATTGAGCATCGTAAAATTTACTATGCATGCATATAATATTTTTATAATTTGCTTAAATTGTCGGGCACAATTCAAAAAATTACAATGAGCATATCAATTACGGGAACAGGAAGCTATATTCCTGACTTAAAAATTTCTAACACAGATTTTAATAACCATAATTTTTTAAATATAGACGGCACATCTTTCAATCATGATAACGAGGTTATTATTGAGAAATTTAAAGCCATAACCGGTATTGAAGAAAGGCGATATGCTCCCAAAGAATACACCACTTCTAACTTAGCATTTTTCGCTGCCGAAAAGGCAATTGAAAATGCCAACATAGACAAAGAAACATTAGACTATATTATTGTTGCTCATAATTTTGGGGACTTAAAAGAGGGTTATATTCAAGGCGATACACTACCTAGTTTAGCCACTAGAGTAAAACACCAATTACAGATTAAGAATCCGAAGTGTGTTGCTTACGATTTAATCTTTGGCTGCCCAGGCTGGCTCGAAGGTATGATTCAAGCCAATGCATTCATCAAAAGTGGTATTGCTAAAAAATGTTTGGTTATTGGCGCTGAGACTTTATCAAGAATTGTAGACGATAATGATCGCGATGCTATGATATATTCTGATGGTGCAGGTGCTGCAATTTTAGAAAGCTCTGCCGACGGCGGTGAAATATTAGCGCACGAATCTGCAACCTATGCAAACGATGAAGCCAACTTTCTCTTCTTTGGAGAATCTTATAACAAAGAAGACGAGAAAAAGGCTTACTACATAAAAATGCTAGGTAGAAAAATTTATGAGTTTGCAGTAACCAATGTACCATCTGCTATGGCGTCATGCTTAGATAACAGCGGTATTAAGATTGATGAGGTGAAAAAGATATTTATTCACCAAGCAAATGAAAAAATGGATGAGGCGATAGTAAAACGTTTCTACAAAATATATGGCAAAGAAATGCCCGAAGGTATTATGCCTATGAGTATTTCAAAGCTAGGCAATAGCTCTGTTGCTACAATACCGACTTTATTTGACCTAGTAAAGGACGGTAAATTAGAAAATCAGGAAATTAAAAAGGGAGATGTTGTTATCTTTGCTAGTGTTGGCGCCGGAATGAACGTCAATGCAATGGTATACAGAATCTAAACATGTACGAAAATAGTTTTCCAAACAAACGTTACGAACACACACTTCATTTTTTACGTAAATATATAAACGCCAACGAATCTATATTAGATTTAGGTGTAGAAAATCCGTTTACCAAAATCATGGTAGAAGATGGTTATTCAGTAAAGAATACCCAAGGTGAAGATTTAGATATCGACTATAGTACAGTAACGAATACCGATGCAGATGTCATTACTGCATTCGAAATTTTTGAACACCTTTTAGCGCCCCTGAATTTACTTTCAAATACCAAGGCTACTAAGTTAGTTGCTAGCATACCTTTAAAATTGTGGTTTTCTGCTGCCTATAGAAGCAAAACCGATAAATGGGACAGGCATTACCATGAGTTTGAAGATTGGCAATTTGACTGGTTATTAGAAAAAGCCGGATGGGAAATTCAAGATTCTAAGAAATGGGCTCATCCAGTAAAAAAAATAGGCTTCAGACCTTTTCTACGTTTATTTACACCGAGGTATTATATTGTTTACGCTACCAGAAAATAAGAGACTATATTTAAAATGGATTACTACATAGTTATTCCTATACACAACGAAGAGGCTTTTTTAAAAAGTACTTTAGACTCTATTTTACTACAGACACTAGCGCCTAAAAAAGTTATTTTAGTTAATGATAATTCTACCGATCGCACAGAGAACATCATAGATGAATACCGTACAGCAAACAGTCTGTTTCAAAAACTGAACACTACTTCGTCTACACAGCATATGCCCGGCAGCAAAGTGATTAATGCTTTCAACAAAGGATTACAAGTATTAGATGACCATTATGATGTTATTGTAAAATTAGATGCCGATATCATTTTACCGCCCAATTACTTTAAGGTAATTAGTCAGCACTTCAAAAAAAATAAGAATTTAGGTATTTGCGGCGGATTCATTTATGAACAAAATAACGCTGGAGAATGGATATTGAATCACCCAATGGATAAAGACCATGTTCGAGGTGCCATTAAAGCCTATTCTAAAGCTTGTTTTAAAGCAATAGAAGGATTGAAGAATGCAATGGGATGGGATACGGTAGACGAGCTCTTAGCCAAGTTTAATGACTTCAATATACAAACTGATGTAACACTTAAAGTAAAACACCTAAGACCTACAGGAAAAGCATATAACGCTAAAGCGAAAAGGTTACAAGGCAAGGCAATGTACACCATGCGTTATGGATTCGTAATCACCTGTATTGCTTCTTTGAAAATGGCAATAAAAAATAAATCTGTAAAATCATTCTGGAACAATATGTCTGGTTACATACAAGCCAGTCGAAATAACACCTCTTACCTAGTAACCACAGAAGAAGGTAAATTCATCAAAAATCTACGCTGGACAAATATTAAAAGAAAAATAAAAGCATAAAAAAAGCCATCTAAATAGATGGCTTTTCTTTTATACTATCAGGATCTTATTAGAAACCTAATTGTTTTTTAACATCAGCTAAAAGGTCTTTACCTTTAGCTACGATTAGACCACCACCTGCTTGCGCATCGATAACGTAGTCAAAACCTTGTGCTGCTGCAACTTGTTCAATTGCCGCCTTAGCTTTTTCTGAAATAGGAGCGAATAACTCAGCTTGTTTCTTTTGAAATTCTTGTTGAGCTCTTTGTTGAGCCTCACCAATATTCTTTTCGTAACCTTGTAATTCTATTGCTCTTTTCTCGTTCTCTTCTTTAGACTTCGCTGCTGCTTCGTTTTGGTACTGTGTGTACTTATTACGTAACTCTGTCATTGAACCTTCAATATCTGCATTGTAAGTTTCTTGTAATTTCTTAAGCTCAGCTTCTGCAGATTTCATTTCTGGCATTGCAGATAATAATTGAGTAACGTCTATATGAGCTACCTTACTTTGGGCATTTACAAAACTTGTCGTTGCTACGAACAACAATAAGGCTACCGCAATTTTTTTTACTTGTTTCATGAGTGTAATTTTAATTCTAATTGAGTGTTAATTTTTATGGTTGTTAAACCTATTTAAATAGTACCGCTATTGTCATCTTTTTCGGTATCGCTATTTCTTTCTTTTAATTTCTCTTGCTTTTTAGCTTCGCGCTCTTCTAACAACTTCTTTCTTCTTTCTTCGTACGCTTTCTTACGCTCTTCTCGCAATTTTAATTGTTCGGCTTTTGCATCGGCCGCACTTTTTTCTCTTGTCTCAGTTGCTTCAGTCGCTTTATCTAAACGCTCTTGCAATGCTTCACTTACAACTTCTTCCTCTTCGTCATCAAAATCATCTAATCTACTACGATCATTTGATTTTTTAGTTGGTTTGCTAATTTTTCTTGTTCTAGCAATACCTCTCAAGACTAAATCACTGATATCGTGTCTTTTTTCGGAATACAACATTACAACATCCGCAGATTTATCAAAAATAAAATCATACTTTTTATTCGTGCCAATTTTTTGTACTTCATTGAACACTTGATCCTGTATTGGCTGTATCAACCTTCTCTTTTGCAATACTAAATCTCCTTGTGGTCCGAAACGATCTTGTTGGTACTCGATCATTTCTCGTTCCAAAATTTGAATTTCTTCTTCGCGTTCTGCAATAAGCTCTGGAGTCAATAGCACTTTCTCAGCCATTAGATCTTTCTTCATCTGCTCCACAACACTTTGCTTCTGCTCTACTTCAACTTTCCAACGTTGTACTTTAGTTGCTAACTGCTCGGTTGCTTCTCTGTACTCATCTACATTTTGTAAAATGTACTCCATATCTACATAGGCCATTCTCACCCCTCTTTGGGCAAAAACCTGTATTGTCATGAAGATGACCGAAACTATTAATAGAACTTTTGTTTTTGTACTCATTGTTAATGTCGTTTAATCCTATAGAAAATATCGTGCCAAAATTACTAAATCTTTTAAAACTAAAGGATTAGCACTAAGCACGATTATAATAATTCAATGAAAATTAAAACTGTTGACCAATAATGAAGTGAGTTTCCCATCCATGTGCACCTTGCCCAGCAGATTGTGGTAAAAGATCCTCGTCGAATCCATAACCAAAATCAATACCCAACAAACCAAATGCTGGCATAAAGATACGCAGCCCCACACCGGCCGATCGTTTTAATTCAAACGGATTAAAGTCTTGAAAATTGTTGAAAGAATTACCACCCTCTAAAAATGCGAGTCCATAAATAGACGCAGAAGGCTTCAATGTTAATGGATAACGTAATTCTAATGAGAATTTATTGTATATCAAAGCACCATCTGGTGTAGTAGCTCCGGGTGCATATGGTGTTATCGTCTGGTTATCGTACCCTCTAAGTTGTACCACATCTCTACCATCTAATGTAAAGTTACCCATACCATCACCACCAACATAAAACCTTTCGAAAGGCACATTACCCACAGCACTGTTATAACTACCTAAGAAGCCAAATTCAGCATTACTACGAAGCACCAATTTATCTACCAATGTAGTGTACCAATCTCCTTTAAACTTTACTTTATAATATTCAAGCAATCTAAAACGATCTTGATCGACAGCTGATAATTCAGCTTGATCAGTTGCGTTTAATCCAACAGCATTTTTCTGCTGTTCAAGTTCTTCAGATCTGTTCTTTAATTCTCTAAAATCTTTATTACTGAATAAAGACCAAGGCGGTGTAAATTTAGCTGACAACTCAAACGTAGATCCCGACATCGGGAATATACGGCTAGGCCCTTGAGAACTTCTTGAAATACCAAAGGTATATGCCAATGAATTTGCCTTACCATCACCAAAGTTAAATAGACCGATGTTATAGTTTCTAAAATCATATAACTGGTAACTAAGCGAGTGAGATATGGTAAAGAAATCATCTGGCCATTGCACACGTTTAGCCAAACCTGCAGTTACACCTGTAATTGAGAACTGCTGATCTTTATTAATATCAATATCACCATTGTTCCCATAAGATGCTGCAAACTGTTGTGTTCTAGACATGCTTAAATTAAAACGTACTGGCTTTTTTCCACCTAACCATGGTTCTGCAAAGTTTAAGCTATATACTCTATAGGTCTGACTCGCCTGTAAACGTAAAGCAAAAGTTTGACCATCACCCATAGGTACTGGCTTGTACTTTTCTTTTTTAAATAAGTTCTGAATAGAGAAGTTACTAAAAGATAGTCCTAATGTACCAATGAAACCACCGCCACCATAACCACCTTGCAATTCTATTTGACTAGAACCAGACTCAACCAAATTCCAAGCTAAATCTACCGTACCCTCATTCGGGTTCGCGTTTAAAACATCTGGTGTAATTTGTTCAGCATCGAAAAAACCAAGTTGCCCTAATTCACGAATAGTTCTAATAATATCTGCCTTATTATACTTCTGACCTGGTCTTGTACGTAGTTCACGATAAATAACGTGGTCATTCGTTTTATCATTACCAGATACGGTAACGTGATTTAAGAAAGTCTCTTTACCCTCTATAATTCTAATCTCAAAATCGATAGTATCATTAGCAGCCGACATCTCTACTGGGTTAATAGTAGAAAATAGGTAACCGTTGTTTTGATACAAACTTGTAACATCACTTGGGTCAGGCTTAGAATTATCTGCAATTCTTTCACGTAATAATACACCGTTATAGGTATCACCTTTTTTAATACCTAAAACTCGATTCAATTGACGATCCGTATAAACCGTATTACCAACGAAATCAATATTACCAAAGTAGTATTTATCACCTTCCTCAACTTTTATCTTTAAGTCGATGTTGTTTTCATCAATCTTAATAATAGAATCAGAAATTACACGAGCATCGCGGTATCCGTTTTCAGCAAATTTATCAACCAATAAACTAAGATCTTCTTCGTAATCTTCTTGAATGTACTTTGATTTTTTCCAGAAACGACCTAATTTTTTCTGCTTGGTGCTCTTTAAAGCTTTACGCAATTTTTTGTCAGATAACTGTTCGTTACCTTCAAATATGATATCGCGAATTTTTACTTTATCACCTTTATTGACGTTAACCACCATATTACGGGTGTTACCTTCAATAGTATCTTTAGAAGTAGCTATTGTAACATCAGCATTTAAATAGCCTTGTTTTTTATACTTGTTAG harbors:
- a CDS encoding BamA/OMP85 family outer membrane protein, with product MTRFISLNHFLTTLLFLTTFIAAAQDDTYEDGKSYILGGIDVTGLQSYNEQTVKTYTGLRVGQPITLPGEQISEVIKKLWGLELFSEIDIFITNIEENTVFLELNIIERPTLTNVKFYGVKKGKVEGLIKDTDLKKGKKITESLISNSKNYITNKYKKQGYLNADVTIATSKDTIEGNTRNMVVNVNKGDKVKIRDIIFEGNEQLSDKKLRKALKSTKQKKLGRFWKKSKYIQEDYEEDLSLLVDKFAENGYRDARVISDSIIKIDENNIDLKIKVEEGDKYYFGNIDFVGNTVYTDRQLNRVLGIKKGDTYNGVLLRERIADNSKPDPSDVTSLYQNNGYLFSTINPVEMSAANDTIDFEIRIIEGKETFLNHVTVSGNDKTNDHVIYRELRTRPGQKYNKADIIRTIRELGQLGFFDAEQITPDVLNANPNEGTVDLAWNLVESGSSQIELQGGYGGGGFIGTLGLSFSNFSIQNLFKKEKYKPVPMGDGQTFALRLQASQTYRVYSLNFAEPWLGGKKPVRFNLSMSRTQQFAASYGNNGDIDINKDQQFSITGVTAGLAKRVQWPDDFFTISHSLSYQLYDFRNYNIGLFNFGDGKANSLAYTFGISRSSQGPSRIFPMSGSTFELSAKFTPPWSLFSNKDFRELKNRSEELEQQKNAVGLNATDQAELSAVDQDRFRLLEYYKVKFKGDWYTTLVDKLVLRSNAEFGFLGSYNSAVGNVPFERFYVGGDGMGNFTLDGRDVVQLRGYDNQTITPYAPGATTPDGALIYNKFSLELRYPLTLKPSASIYGLAFLEGGNSFNNFQDFNPFELKRSAGVGLRIFMPAFGLLGIDFGYGFDEDLLPQSAGQGAHGWETHFIIGQQF
- the gcvP gene encoding aminomethyl-transferring glycine dehydrogenase; its protein translation is MKTDVFALRHIGIRDEDLNTMFNTVGVENLEQLIFETIPEHIRLKEPLKLDPPMSEHKFLAHTEALSKKNKVFRTYIGLGYHESLIPSVIKRNILENPGWYTAYTPYQAEIAQGRLEALLNFQTIVSDLTGMKLANASLLDESTAAAEAMTMLFDVRSRDQKKNNIVKFFVSEEILPQTLSLLKTRSTPLGIELVIGNHEEFDFSTDFYGALLQYPGKYGQVYDYAGFVAKAKENDIKVAVAADIMSLVLLTPPGDFGVDVVVGTTQRFGIPLGYGGPHAAFFATKEEFKRNIPGRIIGVTKDTDGKPALRMALQTREQHIKRDKATSNICTAQVLLAVMAGMYGVYHGPKGLKYIASKIHATAVTLVDALENLGLYQINAAYFDTITVKADAKKVRPIAEANEVNFYYVDNDTISIAVNEATSLNDLNQIISIFAEALGKSATEVTSLLNATSIPSNIQRSSSFMENKVFNSYHSETELMRYIKKLERKDLALNHSMISLGSCTMKLNAASEMLPLSSSNWGNIHPFVPVDQAEGYQTILRELAKDLSVITGFADTSLQPNSGAQGEYAGLMVIRAYHESRGESHRNICLIPSSAHGTNPASAVMAGMKVVVTKTDDKGNIDVADLEEKTKLHSDNLAALMVTYPSTHGVFESSIKQITKLIHDHGGQVYMDGANMNAQVGLTNPATIGADVCHLNLHKTFAIPHGGGGPGVGPICVAPQLVPFLPSNPVITTGGEDAITAISAAPWGSSLVCLISYGYIKMLGEYGLTQSTKIAILNANYIKHKLEGKFDVLYTGEKGRAAHEMILDCRPFKKNGIEVTDIAKRLMDYGFHAPTVSFPVAGTVMIEPTESENLAELDRFCEAMTSIRAEIDESNADEPNNVLKNAPHTLEMATTDDWQFPYSRQKATFPLPYIAENKFWPSVRRVDDAYGDRNLICTCAPIEAYMETE
- a CDS encoding methyltransferase; this translates as MYENSFPNKRYEHTLHFLRKYINANESILDLGVENPFTKIMVEDGYSVKNTQGEDLDIDYSTVTNTDADVITAFEIFEHLLAPLNLLSNTKATKLVASIPLKLWFSAAYRSKTDKWDRHYHEFEDWQFDWLLEKAGWEIQDSKKWAHPVKKIGFRPFLRLFTPRYYIVYATRK
- a CDS encoding 3-oxoacyl-ACP synthase III family protein, with the protein product MSISITGTGSYIPDLKISNTDFNNHNFLNIDGTSFNHDNEVIIEKFKAITGIEERRYAPKEYTTSNLAFFAAEKAIENANIDKETLDYIIVAHNFGDLKEGYIQGDTLPSLATRVKHQLQIKNPKCVAYDLIFGCPGWLEGMIQANAFIKSGIAKKCLVIGAETLSRIVDDNDRDAMIYSDGAGAAILESSADGGEILAHESATYANDEANFLFFGESYNKEDEKKAYYIKMLGRKIYEFAVTNVPSAMASCLDNSGIKIDEVKKIFIHQANEKMDEAIVKRFYKIYGKEMPEGIMPMSISKLGNSSVATIPTLFDLVKDGKLENQEIKKGDVVIFASVGAGMNVNAMVYRI
- a CDS encoding glycosyltransferase; the encoded protein is MDYYIVIPIHNEEAFLKSTLDSILLQTLAPKKVILVNDNSTDRTENIIDEYRTANSLFQKLNTTSSTQHMPGSKVINAFNKGLQVLDDHYDVIVKLDADIILPPNYFKVISQHFKKNKNLGICGGFIYEQNNAGEWILNHPMDKDHVRGAIKAYSKACFKAIEGLKNAMGWDTVDELLAKFNDFNIQTDVTLKVKHLRPTGKAYNAKAKRLQGKAMYTMRYGFVITCIASLKMAIKNKSVKSFWNNMSGYIQASRNNTSYLVTTEEGKFIKNLRWTNIKRKIKA
- a CDS encoding OmpH family outer membrane protein, translating into MSTKTKVLLIVSVIFMTIQVFAQRGVRMAYVDMEYILQNVDEYREATEQLATKVQRWKVEVEQKQSVVEQMKKDLMAEKVLLTPELIAEREEEIQILEREMIEYQQDRFGPQGDLVLQKRRLIQPIQDQVFNEVQKIGTNKKYDFIFDKSADVVMLYSEKRHDISDLVLRGIARTRKISKPTKKSNDRSRLDDFDDEEEEVVSEALQERLDKATEATETREKSAADAKAEQLKLREERKKAYEERRKKLLEEREAKKQEKLKERNSDTEKDDNSGTI
- a CDS encoding OmpH family outer membrane protein; amino-acid sequence: MKQVKKIAVALLLFVATTSFVNAQSKVAHIDVTQLLSAMPEMKSAEAELKKLQETYNADIEGSMTELRNKYTQYQNEAAAKSKEENEKRAIELQGYEKNIGEAQQRAQQEFQKKQAELFAPISEKAKAAIEQVAAAQGFDYVIDAQAGGGLIVAKGKDLLADVKKQLGF